One genomic region from Hemitrygon akajei unplaced genomic scaffold, sHemAka1.3 Scf000069, whole genome shotgun sequence encodes:
- the LOC140722098 gene encoding uncharacterized protein produces MAHQRVHTRERPFTCSVCGKRFIKSSHLLSHQRVHTGEKPFTCSECGKRFTELSNLQNHQRVHTGEKPFTCSECGKGFTQSSHLQRHQRVHTGEKPFTCSVCGKRFTDSSTRQKHQRVHTGEKSFTCSECGKGFTDSSCLLVHQRVHTGEKPFTCSECGKRFTQSSHLQRHQRVHTGEKPFTCSECGKRFTQSSTLQAHQRIHTGEKPFTCSVCGKRFTLSFQLLKHQRVHTGERPFACSKCGKRFAGSSNLQRHQQVHTGEKPFTCSVCGKGFTQSSQLLAHHSVHNGEWP; encoded by the coding sequence atggctcaccagcgagttcacaccagggagcggccattcacttgctcagtctgtgggaagagattcattaAATCATCCCACctgctgagtcatcagcgagttcacaccggggagaagccgttcacctgctcagaatgtgggaagagattcactgagttatccaacctacagaatcatcagcgagttcacactggggagaagccattcacctgctcagaatgtgggaagggattcactcagtcatcccacctgcagagacatcagcgagttcacactggggagaagccgttcacctgctcagtctgtgggaagagattcactgattcatccacccggcagaaacatcagcgagttcacactggggagaagtcgttcacgtgctcagaatgtgggaagggattcacggaTTCATCctgcctactggtacatcagcgagttcacaccggggagaagccgttcacctgctcagaatgtgggaagagattcactcagtcatcccacctgcagagacatcagcgagttcacactggggagaagccattcacctgctcagaatgtgggaagagattcactcaatcttccaccctacaggcacaccagcgaattcacactggggagaagccgttcacttgctcagtctgtgggaaacgattcactctgtcattccaactactgaaacaccagcgagttcacacaggggaaaGGCCGTTCGCCTGCTcaaaatgtgggaagagattcgctggatcatccaacctacagagacatcagcaagttcacactggggagaagccattcacttgctcagtctgtgggaagggattcactcagtcctccCAACTACTGGCTCACCattcagttcacaatggggagtggccatag